A single window of Carassius gibelio isolate Cgi1373 ecotype wild population from Czech Republic chromosome A19, carGib1.2-hapl.c, whole genome shotgun sequence DNA harbors:
- the cacng6a gene encoding calcium channel, voltage-dependent, gamma subunit 6a, which translates to MCVNLELTDEEVRTVNASPGVHQPSGGLEGFLGSRSGHKRRHRTHSSSGDGISESQEGKIKLTLFMAVIGIMLTVLGMGTEFWVELKPSKSFYNNQTCLVAHYGLWKCCTKMIWVSDMDPKQEICGPLHLQGESNCTFFKFYTTGENIVLFQKTPEKAPIRTDDNIKEIK; encoded by the exons ATGTGTGTCAATCTGGAGCTTACA GATGAAGAGGTAAGGACGGTGAATGCATCTCCTGGAGTGCACCAACCTTCTGGTGGGCTGGAAGGTTTTTTGGGATCACGGAGCGGACACAAACGCAGACACAGAACACACTCCAGTTCTGGAGATGGCATTAGCGAAAGCCAAGAGGGCAAAATCAAGCTGACGTTGTTCATGGCTGTAATCGGCATCATGCTTACTGTGCTCGGGATGGGAACAGAGTTCTGGGTGGAGCTTAAACCATCCAAGAGCTTCTACAACAATCAGACGTGTCTAGTAGCACATTATGGCTTATGGAAATGCTGTACCAAGATGATCTGGGTGTCAGATATGGACCCAAAGCAGGAGATCTGTGGGCCTTTGCACTTACAGGGAG AATCCAATTGCACCTTCTTTAAGTTCTACACCACTGGAGAGAACATTGTCCTATTTCAGAAAACGCCAGAAAAGG CTCCAATTAGAACGGATGATAATATAAAGgaaataaagtaa